Proteins encoded within one genomic window of Besnoitia besnoiti strain Bb-Ger1 chromosome II, whole genome shotgun sequence:
- a CDS encoding SAG-related sequence (encoded by transcript BESB_034280), whose amino-acid sequence MSGSTGSAEPKACERGSTVSLRLTSVNSQVQFKCGTAVAKLYPDDDGELACLNSDCTTTTTIKDLVALKKPNGNYALTLQHAPQEPRTIYFNCYKEPVVGVSGAEELGPSEPTEFCVVQVSLLAVLKKPSQEVRICSKGTETLSFDITETSKNALFACGENGTLSPPLLDHTFKDPSSTEQSRLSDMLETAQLVESGGTETSPIYTFSVSKLPKAVTNVYYKCIYGDGTGEHKSGKHECKVALKVDAAASTSSDGTSWASPDMKGQQFFAGVVALCLSTLASLHVV is encoded by the exons ATGTCAGGGTCCACTG GTTCTGCCGAGCCGAAGGCGTGTGAACGGGGCAGCACCGTCTCGCTCCGTCTCACTTCGGTAAACTCCCAAGTCCAGTTCAAATGCGGCACGGCTGTCGCAAAACTTTATCCAGATGACGATGGCGAACTGGCATGTCTGAATTCGGACTGTACTACAACCACGACCATCAAGGACCTCGTAGCCCTCAAGAAACCGAACGGGAACTACGCGCTCACGCTGCAACATGCCCCTCAAGAACCGCGTACCATTTACTTCAACTGCTATAAAGAGCCGGTCGTCGGGGTATCAGGAGCAGAGGAACTTGGCCCCTCTGAGCCTACAGAATTCTGCGTAGTACAGGTTTCTCTGTTGGCGGTATTGAAGAAACCTTCGCAAG AAGTACGTATATGTAGCAAGGGTACCGAGACACTCTCCTTCGACATCACGGAGACTTCAAAGAACGCGCTCTTCGCTTGTGGCGAGAACGGAACCCTGTCCCCACCGCTCCTTGATCATACATTCAAGGATCCGTCTTCTACAGAGCAGAGCCGTCTAAGTGACATGCTCGAGACCGCGCAGCTTGTCGAAAGCGGAGGAACAGAGACTAGCCCGATCTACACGTTTTCAGTATCAAAATTGCCAAAAGCCGTCACGAACGTGTATTACAAGTGCATATATGGTGATGGCACTGGGGAGCATAAGTCTGGCAAGCATGAGTGCAAGGTGGCGTTGAAGGTTGACGCAGCGGCATCCACCTCGTCGGACGGCACGTCATGGGCATCGCCGGATATGAAGGGACAGCAATTTTTTGCAGgagtcgtcgctctctgtctgtctacTCTGGCTAGCCTGCATGTGGTTTAG
- a CDS encoding SAG-related sequence (encoded by transcript BESB_034290), whose translation MTTTLIVVTAASQAATFTCGTDGTLSPLNLEKTFKGESCQTEEQLQEMFEQGELVESGMTGSSPIYTLSVNEMPKSGTSLCYKCTYSKQPHVPMPENNDCKVIVKVSAALPATSTSTSEPKAAAATKIESHLLGVMLLGLAAQKFFQTL comes from the coding sequence ATGACCACGACGCTTATAGTCGTCACCGCTGCTTCGCAAGCTGCAACGTTCACTTGCGGCACAGACGGAACCCTGTCACCGCTGAACTTAGAAAAAACCTTCAAGGGTGAATCATGCCAAACCGAGGAACAGCTGCAGGAAATGTTCGAGCAAGGCGAGCTTGTCGAGAGCGGAATGACAGGAAGTAGTCCGATCTACACACTCTCAGTAAATGAAATGCCTAAGTCTGGCACGTCGCTCTGCTACAAGTGCACATACAGCAAACAGCCCCATGTGCCTATGCCAGAAAACAATGACTGCAAAGTGATCGTGAAGGTCTCCGCAGCGCTGCCGGCTACATCGACGTCCACCTCGGAACCaaaagcggcggcggcgacaaaGATCGAGTCTCATCTTCTAGGGGTCATGCTCCTCGGTCTAGCTGCACAGAAGTTCTTCCAGACACTTTAG
- a CDS encoding hypothetical protein (encoded by transcript BESB_034300) — protein MCEEVHSGYLFCATQDYQSDTATFTCGKEGSMRPPPFEQIFEGPLYKATAALKDVLKTGKLEDIGKLSEAPVCALPVTHLPKKESFLGYKCTYEAQGKEPLEPPTSKQCSATVMVSAAP, from the coding sequence ATGTGTGAAGAAGTGCACAGCGGCTACCTCTTCTGTGCCACTCAAGATTACCAAAGCGATACGGCGACGTTCACCTGCGGCAAAGAAGGAAGTATGCGCCCTCCGCCCTTTGAGCAGATTTTTGAGGGACCGTTGTACaaagcgacagcggcgctgAAAGACGTGCTCAAGACGGGGAAGCTTGAGGATATTGGAAAGCTGTCTGAGGCCCCGGTCTGCGCGTTACCAGTGACACACCTGCCGAAAAAAGAGTCTTTCCTCGGCTACAAGTGCACGTACGAAGCGCAGGGCAAAGAGCCTTTAGAGCCACCTACCTCAAAACAGTGCAGTGCAACTGTGATGGTCTCTGCCGCACCTTAG
- a CDS encoding SAG-related sequence (encoded by transcript BESB_034310), translating to MCALLLLASVAALIPGASVIGKAASPEECSSTNKSLYLRLSSDEKQKKITFKCGGGTPDLVPGDDTHACEDSSCHKRIPLAGIASISRDASQGHTLTIDDQAQAQTIYFNCISKGDTQGSTLDSLSRSAGGSPEEVCKVQVAVWGKPKPQTPESVTQCNSGKEAAPIDLKKAPASVVFSCGSGSTISPLNFEQALKNESSDKLIELKEVLPTAKLVENGASDKVPIYTLSFEELPKQDTSFYYKCTYQADRASPSAAAASECKVVVNVAAAPQHALPGDGSQTPPTATSTSYPISSAKLHLDPRVAGASAVYIALLGGIPTL from the exons ATGTGtgctctcctcctccttgcCTCCGTTGCCGCCTTGATTCCCGGTGCATCCGTTATCGGCAAAgccgcgtcgccggaggAATGTTCGTCAACCAACAAGTCCCTGTACCTTCGCTTGTCCTCAGAcgagaaacagaaaaaaattACATTCAAGTGTGGCGGTGGCACCCCTGACCTTGTTCCTGGTGacgacacacacgcatgcgaaGACTCGAGTTGCCACAAACGCATCCCACTAGCTGGTATCGCATCCATCTCCCGAGACGCTAGCCAGGGCCACACGCTCACGATAGACGACCAAGCGCAAGCACAAACAATCTACTTCAACTGCATCTCCAAAGGCGACACACAAGGTTCAACTCTGGATAGTCTGTCTCGATCGGCTGGAGGTTCGCCAGAGGAAGTCTGCAAGGTGCAGGTGGCCGTGTGGGGCAAGCCAAAACCGCAGACGCCAGAAA GTGTCACGCAGTGCAACAGTGGCAAAGAGGCAGCTCCTATCGACCTCAAGAAGGCTCCGGCGTCAGTGGTGTTTTCCTGCGGGAGCGGGAGTACTATCAGCCCGCTCAACTTCGAGCAAGCCTTGAAGAACGAGTCCTCCGACAAGTTAATAGAGTTGAAGGAGGTCCTTCCGACCGCAAAGCTCGTCGAGAACGGAGCATCCGATAAAGTTCCAATATACACACTATCCTTTGAAGAATTACCGAAACAGGACACCTCCTTCTACTACAAATGCACCTACCAAGCGGACAGAGCATCGCccagcgctgcggcagcttccGAGTGCAAAGTGGTCGTCAAtgttgccgcggcgccgcagcacgcgTTGCCTGGCGACGGCTCACAAACCCCGCCGACGGCAACCTCCACTTCATACCCGATAAGTTCGGCTAAACTGCATCTGGATCCGCGCGTGGCAGGAGCATCAGCTGTCTATATTGCTCTCCTGGGCGGTATTCCAACACTGTAA
- a CDS encoding SAG-related sequence (encoded by transcript BESB_034320): MASANHPSSGVLPARKYRAVFLRWFLLVVLQGSCFCVLGNESSDTSDVETCDTGGAQITLIAEKPGELKFKCGQRFPTLVPTLKPSPMVCDSAECGSLEDLDKASPGAQLVHVDNANNTYKLTTKKWAEYSRFIYLQCRAQTPAVQGLEAKAALAKQTAEGITGGEKCVVRIVLRAQAESDSEPLPSNQCSTPTGQVFFSIGYHGASATFTCGKNMTLSPESQTAVYRTADCTGPTPITDLLPQASLKKQTTGSGSSENPSYTLTVPELPQNPVDQLCFKCVGKNSSADVCKVLIAVEPLSEMDVPPSTNADGTEGDKATSGATAHGVLHALLIWTLGVAAARLS; this comes from the exons ATGGCATCCGCGAACCACCCTTCCAGTGGAGTCCTGCCCGCTCGTAAGTATCGGGCGGTTTTCCTTCGCTGGTTTCTTCTCGTGGTCCTACAGGGCAGCTGCTTCTGTGTCCTAGGCAACGAGAGTTCGGACACTTCTGATGTCGAGACGTGCGATACCGGGGGTGCTCAAATCACTTTGATAGCGGAGAAGCCTGGGGAACTCAAATTCAAGTGTGGTCAGAGGTTTCCCACCTTGGTTCCTACCCTCAAGCCGTCTCCAATGGTCTGCGATTCTGCGGAATGTGGCTCGCTTGAGGATCTTGACAAAGCTTCACCGGGTGCTCAGCTGGTCCATGTCGACAATGCCAATAATACGTATAAGCTCACGACCAAAAAGTGGGCAGAATACAGCAGATTTATTTATCTCCAGTGCAGGGCACAAACGCCAGCAGTTCAAGGCTTGGAGGCCAAAGCGGCCCTTGCTAAGCAAACTGCAGAGGGTATAACAGGCGGTGAAAAGTGCGTGGTCCGCATTGTCCTcagggcgcaggcggaaTCTGACTCGGAACCCCTTCCGTCAA ATCAATGCAGCACGCCAACTGGTCAGGTTTTCTTTAGCATCGGATATCATGGTGCCTCTGCAACATTCACCTGCGGCAAAAATATGACTCTGTCCCCCGAGTCGCAAACGGCCGTATACCGGACAGCAGATTGCACGGGGCCGACGCCAATTACGGATCTCCTCCCGCAAGCCAGCTTAAAGAAACAAACAACGGGGTCTGGCTCTTCAGAGAATCCATCGTACACCTTGACAGTTCCTGAACTGCCTCAAAATCCGGTTGATCAGCTGTGTTTCAAGTGCGTGGGGAAAAACAGTTCCGCAGACGTGTGCAAAGTGCTAATTGCCGTTGAGCCGTTATCAGAGATGGACGTGCCGCCGTCTACAAACGCAGATGGAACAGAGGGCGACAAAGCCACGAGTGGGGCGACGGCCCACGGCGTCCTTCACGCCTTGCTAATTTGGACTCTCGGTGTCGCAGCAGCCCGACTTTCGTAA